One Vitis riparia cultivar Riparia Gloire de Montpellier isolate 1030 chromosome 4, EGFV_Vit.rip_1.0, whole genome shotgun sequence genomic window carries:
- the LOC117912256 gene encoding E3 ubiquitin-protein ligase UPL3-like isoform X1, producing MDTPGRKAAEPSSAAASTHSLARSSKRPRFLASSSSSPIPTRSHRSSRLMESATEASGSKKGKEKESELRLKIKEKQRSLGLSIDSDDVLGRDDDDDDDDDDDDDEDDGEGSFGILHQNLTSASSALQGLLRKLGAGLDELLPSAAVAATPGSGRLKKILSSLREEGEEGRKIEALTQLCDLLLMGTEDSLCAFPVDSFVPVLVELLNYESNADIMLLAARAITHLCDVLPSSCSAVLHYGAVRCFCAKLLEIECMDLAEQSLQALKKISQEQPTACLRAGALMAVLSFLDFFPTGVQRVALSTAANMCKKLPPDAADFVMEAVPLLTNLLQYQDSTVLEHSSVCLTRIVEAIASSPDKLDELCNHGLIEQVTALISTSNSGGVQASLSTSTYTGLIRLLSICAKGSPLGAKTLLHLEISGILKDILPVSSLVGSVSVSPSLTRPPDQIFEIVNLADELLPPLPEGTISHLNYSSFQMRSSAGEKSPSSGSGKEEITNGSMPEASAREKLLCDQPKFLQQFGVDLLPVLVQQVYGSTVNVQVRNKCLSVIGKLMYFCTADMILSLLNSTNISSFLAGVLASKDPQVLIPGLQMAEILMEKLPKTFSRMFVREGVLHAVDTLISHDLENVGGDQILSAERGNDSISGTSLRSRCYRRGMGYPNPDGSFLEEPKGYISVHNGSSSASVEIPSRNSRRLAVSTRAKAFKHKYFPSCPGEAEVGVTDDLLRLKNLCVELNLCVNDQNTKRKGKSKASGPNLTDPSASKEEHLIEVISSILAELGRVDAVSTFEFISSGVVAALLNYFSCGAFSMVRTSEANLSKLRQLAFRRFKSFIAVALPSSIKEGDETPLIILIRNLQNALSSLERFPVVLSHSSRSSSGNARFSSGLSALSQPFKLHLRRAQGDKSLRDYSSNIVLIDPLASLSAVEEFLWPRVLRSELSQKKDPSFFENLESETPTTETGASLFSTSNPACTYRHPARSRSSVAVGGTSVETPPQGRSENSMQGKGKALQESAQDEERGPLTRNIACRGTASDKDVATKPDFNPEDREVNISPVEIDDGLVIEEDDLSDDEDDDANEDVLRNDVPFCTSEKVHDVKLGDPVEDGMVASAATEAQSNPSGSNNAVNSVHAFGSTGPMSIAASVAIGGLVPPNRGGIRSGRDRQGITLAGGKIDTPKLIFSSGGKLLNRNMTIYQAVRRQVAPDEDDDERYGNEVLASDGSRLWRNIYTITYQRADNQVNRLSTGSLNSTPSKISKSSCASNSNPGFHLNNISLLDNIFQWELPCDLEKSNPTYNILALLRVLECLSQNIPRLRAQAFCNDFSEGKILCLDDMSIAHIEVPPEKFINSKITPKLSRQIQDALAVCGGTLPSWCYQLTKACPFLFPFETRRQYFYSTAFGLSRALNWLQQQQGADGQGSASEREVRLGRLQRQKVRVSRNRILDSARKVMEMYSSQKAVLEVEYFGEVGTGLGPTLEFYTLLSHDLQKAELGMWRSSSTSETLMDIDDQPNGKSDHFSDGEEQPGSVKGSGVLVQAPLGLFPRPWSPTADASDGSQFTKVIEYYHLLGQVMAKALQDGRLLDLPLSMAFYKLVLGQDLDLHDILSFDAELGKILQELQVLVCRKQYLDGVSGNGCDATGGLCFRGAPVEDLCLDFTLPGYPDYILKSGYENVLVDSDNLDEYISLVVDATVKSGLMHQMEAFRAGFNQVFDISSLQIFSPHELDYLLCGRRELWKMETLVDHIKFDHGYTAKSPAIINLLEIMGEFTPEQQHAFCQFITGAPRLPPGGLAMLNPKLTIVRKHSSTMNPATNMIGPSESADEDLPSVMTCANYLKLPPYSTKDIMYKKLLYAINEGQGSFDLS from the exons ATGGACACTCCCGGTCGGAAAGCGGCGGAGCCCTCCTCAGCTGCCGCTTCCACTCACTCCCTGGCTCGCTCCTCCAAGAGACCTCGTTTCCTCGCCTCTTCTTCATCGTCGCCCATCCCCACTCGCTCCCATCGCAGTTCGCGACTCATGGAATCGGCCACTGAGGCGTCCGGTTCTAAGAAGGGCAAGGAGAAGGAATCCGAGTTGAGGTTGAAGATCAAAGAAAAGCAGAGAAGCTTAGGGTTAAGTATCGATAGCGATGATGTGCTTGGTCGTGATGACGACGACGATGACGacgacgatgatgatgatgacgagGACGACGGCGAGGGCAGTTTTGGAATTTTGCATCAGAATTTGACCTCTGCAAGTAGTGCCCTACAGGGTCTTCTCAGGAAACTCGGTGCCGGACTCGACGAATTGTTGCCGTCGGCTGCCGTGGCCGCGACGCCGGGGAGTGGGCGGCTCAAGAAGATACTATCCTCACTGCGGGAGGAGGGCGAAGAAGGGCGTAAAATCGAGGCGTTGACGCAGCTCTGCGATTTGCTATTGATGGGGACGGAGGATTCGCTGTGTGCTTTTCCGGTTGACTCCTTCGTGCCGGTGCTTGTGGAATTGCTTAATTATGAGAGCAATGCGGACATAATGTTGCTTGCTGCTAGGGCAATTACGCATCTCTGCGATGTGTTGCCATCATCTTGCAGTGCGGTCTTGCATTACGGTGCGGTTCGGTGTTTCTGTGCCAAGCTGCTGGAAATTGAATGTATGGACTTGGCTGAACAG TCTTTGCAAGCTCTGAAGAAGATATCCCAGGAGCAGCCTACTGCCTGTTTGCGAGCAGGTGCTCTAATGGCAGTGCTTTCTTTTCTTGACTTCTTCCCAACAGGTGTTCAG AGAGTAGCATTGTCCACTGCTGCCAATATGTGTAAGAAACTCCCTCCAGATGCAGCCGACTTTGTGATGGAAGCTGTGCCTCTTTTGACAAACCTTCTTCAATATCAAGATTCCACG GTGTTAGAGCATTCTTCTGTCTGCTTGACTCGCATTGTGGAAGCAATTGCTTCATCCCCTGACAAGTTAGATGAACTATGCAATCATGGACTGATCGAACAAGTTACTGCACTTATTTCTACAAGTAATTCTGGAGGTGTTCAGGCATCCCTGAGCACATCTACATACACG GGCTTAATCCGGCTTCTTTCAATATGTGCGAAGGGGTCTCCTTTAGGAGCCAAAACTTTGCTTCACCTTGAAATCAGTGGCATTCTTAAAGATATACTTCCAGTTTCCAGCTTAGTTGGAAGCGTTTCTGTTTCCCCTTCTTTGACCAGACCCCCTGATCAG ATTTTCGAGATAGTGAACCTTGCAGATGAGCTTCTCCCTCCACTACCAGAAGGAACTATCTCCCACCTGAATTATTCTAGTTTTCAAATGAGAAGTTCTGCAGGAGAGAAGTCTCCTTCCAGTGGTTCTGGTAAGGAAGAAATTACTAATGGAAGTATGCCTGAGGCTTCAGCACGTGAGAaattattatgtgatcaaccaAAATTTCTGCAGCAGTTTGGAGTGGATCTTCTTCCTGTTTTAGTACAG CAGGTATATGGGTCCACTGTGAATGTCCAAGTTCGCAACAAGTGTCTCTCTGTCATTGGAAAGTTAATGTACTTCTGCACAGCAGATATGattctttctttattaaattcaaCAAACATATCAAG TTTCCTAGCTGGTGTTTTAGCATCGAAGGATCCGCAAGTTTTGATTCCTGGCCTCCAAATGGCTGAGATTCTCATGGAAAAGCTTCCTAAAACTTTCTCCAGGATGTTTGTGAGAGAAGGAGTGCTTCATGCTGTAGACACACTTATATCTCATGATTTGGAAAATGTAGGTGGTGACCAAATATTGTCTGCTGAAAGGGGTAATGATTCCATATCTGGAACATCATTGCGTTCAAGGTGTTATCGACGGGGAATGGGCTACCCTAATCCAGATGGAAGTTTTCTTGAAGAACCAAAGGGTTATATTTCAGTTCACAATGGTTCATCTTCAGCATCAGTAGAAATTCCATCTAGAAATTCTAGGAGACTGGCAGTTAGTACCCGTGCTAAAGCTTTCAAACATAAATACTTCCCTTCATGCCCTGGGGAAGCTGAGGTTGGAGTTACAGATGACCTTCTACGTTTGAAAAATCTCTGTGTTGAGTTGAATTTATGTGTAAATGATCAAAATACCAAGAGAAAGGGAAAATCTAAAGCTTCAGGACCCAACTTGACCGATCCTTCTGCCAGTAAGGAGGAACACTTGATTGAAGTGATATCTTCCATACTGGCAGAGCTGGGCAGAGTAGATGCTGTATCCACCTTTGAGTTTATTAGTAGTGGAGTTGTTGCAGCTTTGCTGAACTACTTCTCTTGTGGTGCATTTTCCATGGTGAGAACATCAGAAGCTAACTTGTCTAAACTTCGACAGCTAGCATTTAGAAGGTTTAAGTCATTTATTGCAGTTGCCCTTCCTTCCAGCATTAAGGAAGGAGATGAAACTCCCCTGATTATTTTAATTCGGAATCTTCAAAATGCTTTATCCTCCTTGGAGCGATTTCCAGTTGTACTGAGCCATTCATCTAGGTCATCCAGTGGAAATGCACGTTTCTCATCCGGACTTAGTGCACTTTCTCAACCATTTAAGCTTCATCTCCGTAGAGCACAAGGAGACAAATCTCTACGTGAttactcttcaaatattgtATTGATTGATCCATTGGCAAGTTTATCAGCTGTTGAAGAATTTCTTTGGCCCAGAGTTCTGCGAAGTGAATTGAGTCAGAAAAAAGACccatcattttttgaaaacttggaaTCTGAAACCCCAACTACAGAGACTGGTGCTTCATTGTTTTCAACTTCTAATCCTGCTTGTACTTATCGCCATCCTGCTAGATCAAGATCATCAGTTGCTGTGGGAGGCACATCTGTAGAGACACCACCGCAAGGGAGAAGTGAAAACTCAATGCAAGGAAAGGGTAAAGCTCTTCAGGAGTCTGCTCAAGATGAGGAAAGAGGACCTCTGACAAGAAATATTGCATGCCGAGGAACTGCTTCAGATAAAGATGTGGCCACAAAACCAGACTTTAATCCTGAG GATCGGGAAGTCAATATTTCTCCAGTTGAGATTGATGATGGTTTGGTAATTGAAGAGGATGATCTCTCAGacgatgaagatgatgatgccAATGAAGAT gtGCTGAGAAATGATGTCCCATTTTGCACATCAGAGAAAGTGCATGATGTGAAATTGGGAGATCCTGTGGAGGATGGTATGGTTGCCTCTGCTGCAACTGAGGCCCAATCAAATCCTAGTGGTTCAAATAATGCAGTAAATTCTGTGCATGCTTTTGGCTCAACAGGTCCAATGTCAATTGCTGCATCTGTTGCCATTGGCGGGTTAGTACCTCCAAACCGTGGAGGCATTAGGAGTGGCAGAGATAGGCAAGGAATTACCCTTGCTGGTGGCAAAATTGATACtcctaaattaatattttcctcTGGTGGAAAGCTGCTTAACAGGAACATGACCATATACCAGGCTGTTCGACGCCAGGTTGCAccagatgaagatgatgatgagagGTATGGCAACGAAGTTTTAGCCAGTGATGGAAGCAGGCTATGGCGAAATATTTATACCATCACATATCAGAGGGCAGACAACCAAGTAAATAGATTATCAACAGGAAGTTTGAACTCAACCCCATCAAAGATTTCCAAATCTAGTTGTGCTTCCAATTCCAATCCTGGCTTCCACTTGAATAACATATCACTTCTAGATAACATTTTTCAATGGGAGCTTCCTTGTGATTTAGAAAAAAGCAATCCCACTTATAATATATTAGCATTATTGCGTGTATTAGAATGTTTAAGTCAGAACATACCTCGATTGAGGGCCCAAGCCTTCTGCAATGACTTCTCAGAGGGAAAGATTCTGTGTCTTGATGATATGAGTATTGCCCACATTGAAGTTCCACCTGAGAAATTCATCAATAGCAAGATCACACCCAAATTGTCTCGACAAATCCAGGATGCCCTGGCAGTATGTGGCGGTACTCTTCCCTCATGGTGTTATCAGTTGACCAAAGCATGCCCATTCTTGTTTCCTTTTGAGACCAGGAGGCAATATTTCTATTCAACTGCTTTTGGGTTGTCTCGTGCGTTGAATTGGCTTCAACAGCAACAAGGAGCTGATGGTCAAGGCTCTGCCAGTGAAAGAGAGGTTCGTCTGGGCAGATTACAGCGTCAGAAGGTTCGTGTTTCAAGAAATCGGATTTTGGATTCTGCCAGAAAAGTGATGGAGATGTATTCTAGCCAAAAGGCTGTTCTAGAAGTAGAGTATTTTGGTGAGGTTGGCACTGGATTGGGTCCAACCTTGGAGTTCTATACCCTGTTAAGTCATGATCTACAAAAAGCTGAACTGGGGATGTGGAGATCTAGTTCTACATCAGAGACACTGATGGATATTGATGATCAACCAAATGGGAAATCTGACCATTTCTCTGATGGGGAGGAACAACCTGGCTCTGTAAAAGGAAGTGGAGTTCTTGTGCAAGCTCCTCTTGGATTGTTCCCTCGTCCTTGGTCTCCTACTGCAGATGCTTCTGATGGTAGCCAGTTTACTAAAGTGATTGAATATTATCACTTGCTTGGACAAGTGATGGCTAAAGCGCTTCAAGATGGACGACTCTTGGATCTGCCGCTGTCTATGGCTTTTTATAAGCTTGTGCTTGGTCAA GATCTGGATTTGCATGACATCCTATCATTTGATGCTGAACTTGGGAAGATTTTGCAAGAACTGCAAGTCCTTGTTTGTCGGAAACAGTATCTGGATGGTGTGAGTGGTAATGGTTGCGATGCAACTGGTGGCTTATGTTTCCGTGGTGCCCCTGTTGAAGATCTCTGTCTAGATTTCACCCTTCCTGGCTATCCAGATTACATTCTGAAATCAGGCTATGAAAATGTCCTT GTGGATTCTGATAACTTGGATGAGTACATATCATTGGTGGTTGATGCAACTGTCAAGTCAGGGCTAATGCATCAAATGGAAGCATTTAGAGCAGGGTTTAATCAG GTTTTTGACATTTCATCTCTGCAAATATTCTCTCCACATGAATTAGATTACTTGCTTTGTGGCCGTAGAGAATTGTGGAAg ATGGAGACACTTGTTGATCACATAAAGTTTGATCATGGATACACTGCCAAGAGCCCTGCGATTATCAAT TTACTTGAAATCATGGGAGAATTCACTCCTGAGCAGCAGCATGCATTCTGCCAATTCATTACTGGTGCACCTAGGCTTCCTCCTGGAGGTCTGGCAATGTTGAATCCAAAGTTGACCATTGTGAGAAAG CATTCCTCAACGATGAACCCGGCAACCAACATGATTGGACCTTCTGAATCAGCCGACGAGGATTTGCCCAGTGTTATGACTTGTGCCAATTACCTCAAGCTTCCTCCCTATTCCACCaag GATATCATGTATAAGAAACTACTTTATGCCATCAATGAAGGACAGGGATCTTTTGATCTGTCGTAG
- the LOC117912256 gene encoding E3 ubiquitin-protein ligase UPL3-like isoform X2, producing MDTPGRKAAEPSSAAASTHSLARSSKRPRFLASSSSSPIPTRSHRSSRLMESATEASGSKKGKEKESELRLKIKEKQRSLGLSIDSDDVLGRDDDDDDDDDDDDDEDDGEGSFGILHQNLTSASSALQGLLRKLGAGLDELLPSAAVAATPGSGRLKKILSSLREEGEEGRKIEALTQLCDLLLMGTEDSLCAFPVDSFVPVLVELLNYESNADIMLLAARAITHLCDVLPSSCSAVLHYGAVRCFCAKLLEIECMDLAEQSLQALKKISQEQPTACLRAGALMAVLSFLDFFPTGVQRVALSTAANMCKKLPPDAADFVMEAVPLLTNLLQYQDSTVLEHSSVCLTRIVEAIASSPDKLDELCNHGLIEQVTALISTSNSGGVQASLSTSTYTGLIRLLSICAKGSPLGAKTLLHLEISGILKDILPVSSLVGSVSVSPSLTRPPDQIFEIVNLADELLPPLPEGTISHLNYSSFQMRSSAGEKSPSSGSGKEEITNGSMPEASAREKLLCDQPKFLQQFGVDLLPVLVQVYGSTVNVQVRNKCLSVIGKLMYFCTADMILSLLNSTNISSFLAGVLASKDPQVLIPGLQMAEILMEKLPKTFSRMFVREGVLHAVDTLISHDLENVGGDQILSAERGNDSISGTSLRSRCYRRGMGYPNPDGSFLEEPKGYISVHNGSSSASVEIPSRNSRRLAVSTRAKAFKHKYFPSCPGEAEVGVTDDLLRLKNLCVELNLCVNDQNTKRKGKSKASGPNLTDPSASKEEHLIEVISSILAELGRVDAVSTFEFISSGVVAALLNYFSCGAFSMVRTSEANLSKLRQLAFRRFKSFIAVALPSSIKEGDETPLIILIRNLQNALSSLERFPVVLSHSSRSSSGNARFSSGLSALSQPFKLHLRRAQGDKSLRDYSSNIVLIDPLASLSAVEEFLWPRVLRSELSQKKDPSFFENLESETPTTETGASLFSTSNPACTYRHPARSRSSVAVGGTSVETPPQGRSENSMQGKGKALQESAQDEERGPLTRNIACRGTASDKDVATKPDFNPEDREVNISPVEIDDGLVIEEDDLSDDEDDDANEDVLRNDVPFCTSEKVHDVKLGDPVEDGMVASAATEAQSNPSGSNNAVNSVHAFGSTGPMSIAASVAIGGLVPPNRGGIRSGRDRQGITLAGGKIDTPKLIFSSGGKLLNRNMTIYQAVRRQVAPDEDDDERYGNEVLASDGSRLWRNIYTITYQRADNQVNRLSTGSLNSTPSKISKSSCASNSNPGFHLNNISLLDNIFQWELPCDLEKSNPTYNILALLRVLECLSQNIPRLRAQAFCNDFSEGKILCLDDMSIAHIEVPPEKFINSKITPKLSRQIQDALAVCGGTLPSWCYQLTKACPFLFPFETRRQYFYSTAFGLSRALNWLQQQQGADGQGSASEREVRLGRLQRQKVRVSRNRILDSARKVMEMYSSQKAVLEVEYFGEVGTGLGPTLEFYTLLSHDLQKAELGMWRSSSTSETLMDIDDQPNGKSDHFSDGEEQPGSVKGSGVLVQAPLGLFPRPWSPTADASDGSQFTKVIEYYHLLGQVMAKALQDGRLLDLPLSMAFYKLVLGQDLDLHDILSFDAELGKILQELQVLVCRKQYLDGVSGNGCDATGGLCFRGAPVEDLCLDFTLPGYPDYILKSGYENVLVDSDNLDEYISLVVDATVKSGLMHQMEAFRAGFNQVFDISSLQIFSPHELDYLLCGRRELWKMETLVDHIKFDHGYTAKSPAIINLLEIMGEFTPEQQHAFCQFITGAPRLPPGGLAMLNPKLTIVRKHSSTMNPATNMIGPSESADEDLPSVMTCANYLKLPPYSTKDIMYKKLLYAINEGQGSFDLS from the exons ATGGACACTCCCGGTCGGAAAGCGGCGGAGCCCTCCTCAGCTGCCGCTTCCACTCACTCCCTGGCTCGCTCCTCCAAGAGACCTCGTTTCCTCGCCTCTTCTTCATCGTCGCCCATCCCCACTCGCTCCCATCGCAGTTCGCGACTCATGGAATCGGCCACTGAGGCGTCCGGTTCTAAGAAGGGCAAGGAGAAGGAATCCGAGTTGAGGTTGAAGATCAAAGAAAAGCAGAGAAGCTTAGGGTTAAGTATCGATAGCGATGATGTGCTTGGTCGTGATGACGACGACGATGACGacgacgatgatgatgatgacgagGACGACGGCGAGGGCAGTTTTGGAATTTTGCATCAGAATTTGACCTCTGCAAGTAGTGCCCTACAGGGTCTTCTCAGGAAACTCGGTGCCGGACTCGACGAATTGTTGCCGTCGGCTGCCGTGGCCGCGACGCCGGGGAGTGGGCGGCTCAAGAAGATACTATCCTCACTGCGGGAGGAGGGCGAAGAAGGGCGTAAAATCGAGGCGTTGACGCAGCTCTGCGATTTGCTATTGATGGGGACGGAGGATTCGCTGTGTGCTTTTCCGGTTGACTCCTTCGTGCCGGTGCTTGTGGAATTGCTTAATTATGAGAGCAATGCGGACATAATGTTGCTTGCTGCTAGGGCAATTACGCATCTCTGCGATGTGTTGCCATCATCTTGCAGTGCGGTCTTGCATTACGGTGCGGTTCGGTGTTTCTGTGCCAAGCTGCTGGAAATTGAATGTATGGACTTGGCTGAACAG TCTTTGCAAGCTCTGAAGAAGATATCCCAGGAGCAGCCTACTGCCTGTTTGCGAGCAGGTGCTCTAATGGCAGTGCTTTCTTTTCTTGACTTCTTCCCAACAGGTGTTCAG AGAGTAGCATTGTCCACTGCTGCCAATATGTGTAAGAAACTCCCTCCAGATGCAGCCGACTTTGTGATGGAAGCTGTGCCTCTTTTGACAAACCTTCTTCAATATCAAGATTCCACG GTGTTAGAGCATTCTTCTGTCTGCTTGACTCGCATTGTGGAAGCAATTGCTTCATCCCCTGACAAGTTAGATGAACTATGCAATCATGGACTGATCGAACAAGTTACTGCACTTATTTCTACAAGTAATTCTGGAGGTGTTCAGGCATCCCTGAGCACATCTACATACACG GGCTTAATCCGGCTTCTTTCAATATGTGCGAAGGGGTCTCCTTTAGGAGCCAAAACTTTGCTTCACCTTGAAATCAGTGGCATTCTTAAAGATATACTTCCAGTTTCCAGCTTAGTTGGAAGCGTTTCTGTTTCCCCTTCTTTGACCAGACCCCCTGATCAG ATTTTCGAGATAGTGAACCTTGCAGATGAGCTTCTCCCTCCACTACCAGAAGGAACTATCTCCCACCTGAATTATTCTAGTTTTCAAATGAGAAGTTCTGCAGGAGAGAAGTCTCCTTCCAGTGGTTCTGGTAAGGAAGAAATTACTAATGGAAGTATGCCTGAGGCTTCAGCACGTGAGAaattattatgtgatcaaccaAAATTTCTGCAGCAGTTTGGAGTGGATCTTCTTCCTGTTTTAGTACAG GTATATGGGTCCACTGTGAATGTCCAAGTTCGCAACAAGTGTCTCTCTGTCATTGGAAAGTTAATGTACTTCTGCACAGCAGATATGattctttctttattaaattcaaCAAACATATCAAG TTTCCTAGCTGGTGTTTTAGCATCGAAGGATCCGCAAGTTTTGATTCCTGGCCTCCAAATGGCTGAGATTCTCATGGAAAAGCTTCCTAAAACTTTCTCCAGGATGTTTGTGAGAGAAGGAGTGCTTCATGCTGTAGACACACTTATATCTCATGATTTGGAAAATGTAGGTGGTGACCAAATATTGTCTGCTGAAAGGGGTAATGATTCCATATCTGGAACATCATTGCGTTCAAGGTGTTATCGACGGGGAATGGGCTACCCTAATCCAGATGGAAGTTTTCTTGAAGAACCAAAGGGTTATATTTCAGTTCACAATGGTTCATCTTCAGCATCAGTAGAAATTCCATCTAGAAATTCTAGGAGACTGGCAGTTAGTACCCGTGCTAAAGCTTTCAAACATAAATACTTCCCTTCATGCCCTGGGGAAGCTGAGGTTGGAGTTACAGATGACCTTCTACGTTTGAAAAATCTCTGTGTTGAGTTGAATTTATGTGTAAATGATCAAAATACCAAGAGAAAGGGAAAATCTAAAGCTTCAGGACCCAACTTGACCGATCCTTCTGCCAGTAAGGAGGAACACTTGATTGAAGTGATATCTTCCATACTGGCAGAGCTGGGCAGAGTAGATGCTGTATCCACCTTTGAGTTTATTAGTAGTGGAGTTGTTGCAGCTTTGCTGAACTACTTCTCTTGTGGTGCATTTTCCATGGTGAGAACATCAGAAGCTAACTTGTCTAAACTTCGACAGCTAGCATTTAGAAGGTTTAAGTCATTTATTGCAGTTGCCCTTCCTTCCAGCATTAAGGAAGGAGATGAAACTCCCCTGATTATTTTAATTCGGAATCTTCAAAATGCTTTATCCTCCTTGGAGCGATTTCCAGTTGTACTGAGCCATTCATCTAGGTCATCCAGTGGAAATGCACGTTTCTCATCCGGACTTAGTGCACTTTCTCAACCATTTAAGCTTCATCTCCGTAGAGCACAAGGAGACAAATCTCTACGTGAttactcttcaaatattgtATTGATTGATCCATTGGCAAGTTTATCAGCTGTTGAAGAATTTCTTTGGCCCAGAGTTCTGCGAAGTGAATTGAGTCAGAAAAAAGACccatcattttttgaaaacttggaaTCTGAAACCCCAACTACAGAGACTGGTGCTTCATTGTTTTCAACTTCTAATCCTGCTTGTACTTATCGCCATCCTGCTAGATCAAGATCATCAGTTGCTGTGGGAGGCACATCTGTAGAGACACCACCGCAAGGGAGAAGTGAAAACTCAATGCAAGGAAAGGGTAAAGCTCTTCAGGAGTCTGCTCAAGATGAGGAAAGAGGACCTCTGACAAGAAATATTGCATGCCGAGGAACTGCTTCAGATAAAGATGTGGCCACAAAACCAGACTTTAATCCTGAG GATCGGGAAGTCAATATTTCTCCAGTTGAGATTGATGATGGTTTGGTAATTGAAGAGGATGATCTCTCAGacgatgaagatgatgatgccAATGAAGAT gtGCTGAGAAATGATGTCCCATTTTGCACATCAGAGAAAGTGCATGATGTGAAATTGGGAGATCCTGTGGAGGATGGTATGGTTGCCTCTGCTGCAACTGAGGCCCAATCAAATCCTAGTGGTTCAAATAATGCAGTAAATTCTGTGCATGCTTTTGGCTCAACAGGTCCAATGTCAATTGCTGCATCTGTTGCCATTGGCGGGTTAGTACCTCCAAACCGTGGAGGCATTAGGAGTGGCAGAGATAGGCAAGGAATTACCCTTGCTGGTGGCAAAATTGATACtcctaaattaatattttcctcTGGTGGAAAGCTGCTTAACAGGAACATGACCATATACCAGGCTGTTCGACGCCAGGTTGCAccagatgaagatgatgatgagagGTATGGCAACGAAGTTTTAGCCAGTGATGGAAGCAGGCTATGGCGAAATATTTATACCATCACATATCAGAGGGCAGACAACCAAGTAAATAGATTATCAACAGGAAGTTTGAACTCAACCCCATCAAAGATTTCCAAATCTAGTTGTGCTTCCAATTCCAATCCTGGCTTCCACTTGAATAACATATCACTTCTAGATAACATTTTTCAATGGGAGCTTCCTTGTGATTTAGAAAAAAGCAATCCCACTTATAATATATTAGCATTATTGCGTGTATTAGAATGTTTAAGTCAGAACATACCTCGATTGAGGGCCCAAGCCTTCTGCAATGACTTCTCAGAGGGAAAGATTCTGTGTCTTGATGATATGAGTATTGCCCACATTGAAGTTCCACCTGAGAAATTCATCAATAGCAAGATCACACCCAAATTGTCTCGACAAATCCAGGATGCCCTGGCAGTATGTGGCGGTACTCTTCCCTCATGGTGTTATCAGTTGACCAAAGCATGCCCATTCTTGTTTCCTTTTGAGACCAGGAGGCAATATTTCTATTCAACTGCTTTTGGGTTGTCTCGTGCGTTGAATTGGCTTCAACAGCAACAAGGAGCTGATGGTCAAGGCTCTGCCAGTGAAAGAGAGGTTCGTCTGGGCAGATTACAGCGTCAGAAGGTTCGTGTTTCAAGAAATCGGATTTTGGATTCTGCCAGAAAAGTGATGGAGATGTATTCTAGCCAAAAGGCTGTTCTAGAAGTAGAGTATTTTGGTGAGGTTGGCACTGGATTGGGTCCAACCTTGGAGTTCTATACCCTGTTAAGTCATGATCTACAAAAAGCTGAACTGGGGATGTGGAGATCTAGTTCTACATCAGAGACACTGATGGATATTGATGATCAACCAAATGGGAAATCTGACCATTTCTCTGATGGGGAGGAACAACCTGGCTCTGTAAAAGGAAGTGGAGTTCTTGTGCAAGCTCCTCTTGGATTGTTCCCTCGTCCTTGGTCTCCTACTGCAGATGCTTCTGATGGTAGCCAGTTTACTAAAGTGATTGAATATTATCACTTGCTTGGACAAGTGATGGCTAAAGCGCTTCAAGATGGACGACTCTTGGATCTGCCGCTGTCTATGGCTTTTTATAAGCTTGTGCTTGGTCAA GATCTGGATTTGCATGACATCCTATCATTTGATGCTGAACTTGGGAAGATTTTGCAAGAACTGCAAGTCCTTGTTTGTCGGAAACAGTATCTGGATGGTGTGAGTGGTAATGGTTGCGATGCAACTGGTGGCTTATGTTTCCGTGGTGCCCCTGTTGAAGATCTCTGTCTAGATTTCACCCTTCCTGGCTATCCAGATTACATTCTGAAATCAGGCTATGAAAATGTCCTT GTGGATTCTGATAACTTGGATGAGTACATATCATTGGTGGTTGATGCAACTGTCAAGTCAGGGCTAATGCATCAAATGGAAGCATTTAGAGCAGGGTTTAATCAG GTTTTTGACATTTCATCTCTGCAAATATTCTCTCCACATGAATTAGATTACTTGCTTTGTGGCCGTAGAGAATTGTGGAAg ATGGAGACACTTGTTGATCACATAAAGTTTGATCATGGATACACTGCCAAGAGCCCTGCGATTATCAAT TTACTTGAAATCATGGGAGAATTCACTCCTGAGCAGCAGCATGCATTCTGCCAATTCATTACTGGTGCACCTAGGCTTCCTCCTGGAGGTCTGGCAATGTTGAATCCAAAGTTGACCATTGTGAGAAAG CATTCCTCAACGATGAACCCGGCAACCAACATGATTGGACCTTCTGAATCAGCCGACGAGGATTTGCCCAGTGTTATGACTTGTGCCAATTACCTCAAGCTTCCTCCCTATTCCACCaag GATATCATGTATAAGAAACTACTTTATGCCATCAATGAAGGACAGGGATCTTTTGATCTGTCGTAG